Genomic window (Synechococcus sp. LA31):
GAGGAGGTGACCAACCGAATCCTCGATCACTTCGTGGCCGCCTGCGAGCCGGTGTGGATGCAGCTCGAGGCTGATTTCAACCCCCGCGGCAACGTGCACACGGTGATCCGCGCCACCCACGGCACCCGTCAGCCCTGCTGAAGCTCGGTCAGGAGAGCGGGCAGTTCGCGCGAGAAAGCGGCCAGGTTGCGGTTGCATAGGCCGGCTACGTGCAGCTTGTGCTGCTTGGGTTCAGCGATGGCCCACAGCTGGCGGGTGGCAATCAGGCTCAGCGCACCGCCTGCCAGGGCGATGGCAAAGCCGGCGTACACCAACGGCACGCCGGGATCGCGTTTGAGCAGCAGACCGCTCGCCGGCACAACCCCGGCGATACGCAGCGGGATGCCGGCGATCTCCGCCGGTCCGCCGCCGGGAACCAGGGTGCCGAGAATCTCGGCCTCAGCGGAATAAGCCGTGACAGGGCCCTGTTCGCTGGAGAGCGCGAGCAGCACCGGGTTGCTGCCGTCGGGCCGGGTGGGCAGCACGATGCCCCACACCTGATCGCCCAGCTGCGGAAAGCTCTGTAGCGGCAGCTCCAGGATCGGGCTCTGGCCCAACTGCACCTGGATGGCCGCCAGGGCCCAATCTGCCTGATACACGGTCATCCCCTGGAAGCGCAGAGGATGGTTCACGCTGATGGTCTCGGTGCTTGCCGGCAGGGGGACTGCTGCGTTGGGGTCGCCGGGCTGGAGGCGCAGCTGTGAGCGGAACTGTTCAGGTCGCCCGGCGGGATCGCGTTCGATGCCGAAGCCCTCGAGAGCCACGGTGAGCTGGGTTTCGCCGCGGCGGTTGACCAGTTCGAGTTCATTGCCGGGGGCAAGGAATCGCTCCAGCCGCTGGCCGGCCAGGGCGCCCCAGGCGGCGCCCACCATCAACACCACTAAACCTGCATGCACCAGTAGCGGTCCCACGCGACCGCTGGCCCCGCGCCGGGCAGCCAGACGATCTGGATGGGGCTGTACCTGCCAGCCACGCTGGCTGAGCAGATCCTCAAGTCGCTGCAGCTCCTGGCTGGCATCGCTGCAGCTCAGGGTTTCCGCCAGGTTGAGTTTGCTGAGCTGGCGCGGGCTGCTGTAGTCGATCCAGCGCAGGGCTGCCTGCAGCGCTGGCCACTGGCGTCGCCAGCTGCAAAGGATCAGCGACAGCCCCAACCAGGCCAGTAGGCCCAGAAACCAACTGCTCGAATACACATGATCAAGCTGGAGGCGCAGGATGGCGTTGCCGTTGAGCAGACCCAGCCAGGGCTGGGCGTCATAGACGCGGTGATAGAGCTCTGCGCTCTCCTGCTGGGGCACCAGCGTGCCCAGGCCGCTGGCGATGGCGATCAGGATGAGCAGGCCAATGGCCAGCCGCAGGTCGGAGATCCAGGCGATCAGGCGTTTCATCAACAGGTGCGGGGATGGCTCAGCCCCAGCGGGCCAGAAGGGTGAGTGTGCCTGCTGCCAGCAGCACAACGCCGCTGATGGGGGGAACCCATTGGCCCACCGCCCGCAGGGCCAGAAGGCGCGGCACCCAGGCTGCGGCGGTGCCGGCCAGGAGCAACGGCATCACCTGCCCGGCAGCAAAGGCGGTGAGCAACACCACCCCCGCCAGGGGATCGCCGGCCTGGGCAATCCAGGCCAGCAACACAGCCAGCACCGGGGTGGTGCAAGGCGAAGCTGCTAAGCCGAAGGCCAGGCCAGCCGCCAGTGGCGCCAAGGCTTTGGGCACCCGCTGGCGCCATTGCTCCGGGTCCGGGCCATTGGGCAGTTGCAGGGGCAGTAGACCCAGCAGGTTGAGCCCCATCACGACAGCGAGCACTGCTACCAGGGTTGGAATCAACCCGGGCACTTGGCCGTAGATCCGTCCCAGGGCGCCGCTGGCGAGGCCCAGCAGTACCAGGGAGCTCACGATGCCGCCGCAGAAGCTCAGGCTGCGCTGCCAGGGTCGCTCCTGCTGATCATCGAAGCCGGCCAAGTAGGCCAGAGTGATGGGCAGCAGCGATAGCGAGCAGGGGCCGAGGCTCGTGAGCAACCCACCAGCGAACACCAGCACCAGCGTGAAGGCTCCGGGATGGGCTAAGGAGCTGCTGAGCAGCTGCTCTCCGGTGCGGGCCCAATCGGCTAGGGCCGGAGCCACCATCGCGGTTCTTGATTCGGCAGGGGCATCAGCCTATCGAGAGGCTCTCGGGGGCTGAGCGCAGCCGCTCTTCGCGCCGGTGGGGCCGGCCCGGCTCCAGGCCAGCTCCCTCAAGGGCGCAGCGCAGCAGCAGGCCGGCGGTGAGCAAGCTGGAGAGGAGAGAGTTGCCGCCGTAGCTGATCATCGGCAGCGGCAGCCCAGTGGTGGGCATGGCGCCGCTGGCGACGGCGATGTTGAGGATGGATTGACCCACCAGCAAGGTGGTGCAACCGATGGCCACCAGGCGTTGTTGATTGCTGCGGCAGCTCAGGGCCACCCGCAGACCCACAAAGCCGAACAGCAACAGAAACAGCAGCAGCAGCACGGATCCCACGTAGCCGAACTCTTCGGCGAACACGGCGAAGATGAAATCAGTGCTCTGGATCGGCAGGTACTGCAGCTTTTGGGTGGAGAGGCCAAACCCCTCTCCCCAGAGGCCCCCCGAGCCGATCGCCAGCAGGCTCTGCACCAATTGATAGCCATCGCCCTGGGCGTCTTTCCAGGGGTTGAGGAACGACGTGACGCGGATGCGCTGGTAGGTGTTGATGGAGATGCTTCCGATCGCCACCGTGAGCCCCAGGCCCGCGCTGCCGAGCATGGCCCAGAGCGGCAGGCCCGAGGCCAGGGCCATCAGCCAGAGAAGGATCCCGCAGAGCGCGGCGGTGCTGAGGTTTGGCTGCTTGAGGATGAGCCCCAGGGTCAGCGCAAACACACCCATCCAGATCAGTTTCTGATCGGCGGCGATGCGGCCCCAGTGGGAGAAGAGCGCCGCCCCCTGCAACACCAGGAAGGGTTTGATCAGCTCGGTGGGCTGGATCTGCACCGGACCGATCACCAACCAGCGGCTGGCTCCGTTCACAGTGCTCCCGATCACCAGGGTGAGAGCCACCAGCACCATGCCCACAAGCAGGGCCGGCCCGGCCATGCGCAACCAGCGCCGCAGGTTGATGCGGAGGCCGAGGTAAAGCAGCCCCCAACTGGCCACCATCCAGATTGCTTGGCGTTTGAGGTAGTAGGTGGGATCGCCCATCTCTCGGGCTGCTACCCACCAGCTGGCTGAGCCAAGCACGACGAGCCCCAGCGCACACCAGAGCCCCACCATGCCCAGCAGCAGCCGCGCTTCGGCGGGCCAATGCCGAAAGGGCACCGGCAGCAGGCCGGATGGAGAGGCTGACTGGCCCAAGGTTGCGCCGGAATGAGATACCGACTATCCCGTATTCCCCGTCAGCTTGCCAATGAAAAAGCCCGGCAGAGCCGGGCCAATCGTGTGAGGCATCAGCCTCCTATGGGTCTGATGATCAGTTGCCCACGTTCACCTGACGGCGGCCTGAGACAAGCTCAACCTTCAGGATCTTGCCGCCCTGCTTCATGATCCGCTGCTGTTCAGCGAACCAGCTTTCGTAGGGCACCCACTTGGTGAAAAACGTGTTCTGCAGCTCGCGCTGAGAACGGGTCTTCTCCGGGGAAGGAATGCAGGCTGTGATTTTGAACAGGCGCATAGGTGGATCCTCGAGATGTGCCGAAGGCGGGGATCAGTTACCCAGGCCGGAGCTGATGTAATCGAAGTACACGCCCATTTCACGGCCGGCGTCGGGGCCCACCAGAGCAGCGGTCACTTCCTTCATGGCTTGGATCGACTGCACAGTGGCACCGATGGGTACACCCAGGGAGTTGTAGGTCTCCTTGAGACCGTTCAACACGCGCTCATCGAGGATCGAGGTATCACCAGCCAACATGGCGTAGGTGGCGTAGCGCAGGTAATAGTCAAGGTCGCGAATGCATGCCGCATAGCGACGGCAGGTGTACATGTTGCCGCCGGGACGGGTGATGTCCGAATACAGCAGCGACTTGGCCACGGCTTCCTTGATGATGGCGGAAGCGTTGGAGCTGATGGTGGCAGCGGCACGAACGCGCAGCTCACCGCTGGCGAAGTACTGCTCCAGGCGACCCATGGAGGAAGTGTCCAGGTAAAGGCCCTGGACGTCGGCCTGGTTGATGACGTTGGTGATGGCGTCTTGCATGGAACCTGATCGAAGAGGCGGTGTGGTGGAGAGGAAAGGGCCTCAGGAGAGGGCGCCGACGACGTAGTCGAAGTAGAAGCCAGCCTCTTCGGCATCAGCGCCGGTGAGCAGGCTCATGGCGGCGTTCTTCATCTCGCGCACGGCTTCAGCCATGGCTTCGAGGGGGGTGCCCAGGGAGCGATACATCTCCTTGGCGCCAATGATGCCGATCTCTTCAATCGGGGTCACATCGCCAGCGACGATGCCGTAAGACACCAAGCGCAGGTAGTAATCCATGTCGCGCAGGCATGACGCCGTCATCTCCTCGCCGTAGGCGTTGCCGCCGGGGGAGATCACGTCAGGGCGCTTCTGGAACAGGGCGCCGCCGGCGGTCTTGACGATGCGCTCACGGCTTTCGGCCAGGACCTGGGCTACGCGAAGACGACGCTGACCGCCGCTCACGAAGGCCTTGATCTGGTCGAGTTCGCCAGGGCTGAGGTAGCGGGCTTCGGCGTCCGCGTTGATGATCGAGTTGGAGACGATGCTCATGCAGTTCTGCCTCGAAACAAGCGGTCGCCTGAACGGTGACCGATATCCGGTGGGTAAGGGGAGGGTCTTCAGGGGAATGCTCCTCCCGCAGCAGGCTGCGTCGGGGGCGAACAACTGAAGGCGCGGCAGCAGTGCTGTCCGCCGAGTCATTCTGTGGCAAGGCCCTGCAGGCTCCCGAGTCCCGGTAACAGTTCTTCACGGCGGGTTCTGTCCTTCAAAACGCTTGCGCCGCCTGGGGTCTTGGCGTGCAGCTGTGAGATGAGCTCTGTGTTGGTTGTTAATAATTAAGCGCGCTTCGCTGGCTGCTCCGTTGCTTCGAGCGTGCCTTAATTGCGGCGCATTTTGTAACAAAAAACTCTGCGCAGTAAAAACCCCCTGCCGCGGGGCAGGGGGACTGGCGGCTGAGCGGATCAGCCGATCTTGTGCGCTCAGGCTCTGGGATTAAGGGCCGCGTTGCCGCCGTAAAGGGCAGCTGTGCGGTTCACGGTGCTCAGGGGGATGCCGTCACTGGTGCCCATACCCTTGAGGAACGGCACGGTGTCGCGCCCGAAGCTGCTGGCGTACTCGTTGGAGTTGAGCACGGCTTCGATGGCGCTGCGTAGACCTTCATCGCAGCGAGTGGCGAGAAACCGACTGGTTTCATCCGGTTGGGCGGCACGGCCAAGCAGGGCCAGATAGGCAGCGGCGGCAGCCTTGAAGGGTGCCATGCGGTTTAGGCGGCTCACGAACAAATCGTTTGCGGCCACGCGTGCCACGAATTCAGCCACGCAAAGCTCACCCTTGCGCAGCTGCGACTCGGCATCACCCAGGGCTTCAGAGGCCAACGGTTGGCGGCCGAGCAGCTGGCGATACACAGCCTCGATCGCTTCGCCAACTTCAGCGCTGGTGGGGCGCATCGAGAGTTTGACGGTTGTGCCGAGGCTCCGGCGCTTGCTGAAGCCTTGCAAATTGCCAGGCCTCAGAGCCTTGGCCATGGCAGCGCCGGGTTGTTGCGCAGAGGTGGCAGCACCTCCGCTGGACACCGCTGCATTCCAGCCACCCGTCACCCCAATGGACGGGGTCCCAATGGCGTTAGGAGTCTGGGTAAAGCTGGTGGCACCGGCACTCCAGATCGGCGCTGCGCCACCTCCGGGCTGCCAGCGGGGCGCACTCCAGCTGCGGGTGGGGGCTGGGCGGGTTTGCACGGAGCCGGGGCCATTGGATGTGGTGGCGCTTGGCGCCAACTGCTCGCCGCCGGTGAGGGTGGCGCTCCAGCTGCCGCGCACCACACCGCTGCGGCCGGTCAGGTTCCGCTCGGTGAGACTGCCGGTGCCACGGAAGTCGGCGGGTGGAGTCACCTCAGGCCGAATGCGTGGGGTGGTGTCGGCGTAAGCGGCGGCGTTAAACGCCCGCTTGAGCGCAGGTACCCGGCGCGTGCTCAGGTCGGTGGGCGTAATAAAGCGCTCGTAAGGAACGGTGTCTTCCCCGAAGGCTTCGCTGTACTCAGGGCTGTTAAGCATGGCGTCCACAACGCCGTAGAAGCCCTTGCGAGCGGCCACGTCGAAGTAGGCGTCGATCTCCCAGCGGCCAAAGGTGGGGCGGCCCAGCAGGCGGCGGTGCATCACCTCGATTGCTTTGCAGATGTAGAGCCCGCTCCAGTAGCGGCGGCGGAAGGCATCGCTGCGGGCCACCTGGCGCACGAATTCGCGCAAGCTCAGATCGCCGTTTTCGAGCTTGATCTCCTCCACTTTGTTTTGCTCGCCGGCGTAGCCGGTGTTGCCCAGCACCTGCACGTACACCGCGCGGATCACTGCCTGGGTGCTGGCTTCGGTGTTGCGGATGCTGGGCTGACCGCCGCGGCGGGGCACCGAATTGCCACCGGTGGAGATCTGCTGAAGGCGCACCACCTTGGGGCCAAGTTTGCGCGGTGTGGAGGCGCGGAACTGTGGGCTGTTCATCTGCCCGGGCTGGCGCATGCCATTGCCCACAAGGATCCGGCGTGTGTCGTAGCGGATCGGTGCGGGGCGCGTTCCCACCTTGGCGGTGCCGGAGGGGAAGATGGCGCCGTAGGTCAGACCCAGTGGATCATTGCCTCCGCCGTAGGGGTGCTGATCGGCGTAGGGCTGGCGGTAGCTGGCGTAGAGGGTGACGTACTGGGGTGCACCCTCAAACGGTGCACTGAAGCGGAACAGCTTGCGGTTAGAACCCCAGCCGGCGCTCTCCTGCGCTTCCTCGCCGATGTCGCGCAGGTAGGGAACGGTTTCCTCCCCAAACACCTGGGCGTATTCCATGCTGTTGACCAGCGCATCCACCAGGCCTTTGAGGCCTTGGGCTGACACGATGTCGAAATAGCGGGTGAACTCCTCGCGAGAGCTGATGCCGCGGCCGAGGAAGTGGCGGAAGGCCAGCTCCACCACACGGCTGTTGACGAACCGGCCGTAGAACTGCTGCTGGTATTCCTTGCTGTGGCCCAGCGAGCGGATGAATTCCCGCATGGAGATGTCGCCCTGGCGCACCTGGGTGGCCTCCACCGGGCAGGGCATCTGGCTGTAAGCCTTGGCAATGTCGCGCTCAAACACCTGGCGATACGCGGCCCGCACCACCTCGGCTTTCTGAGCGCCACTCATCCCCGGCCTCATGTTGAAGCGCTGAGCCTTGCCCTGGGCGGCCAGGGCATAGATCGCAGGCAGCTGCAGACCTTGGTTTTCAGGGCTTCCCAAGCGCTGACGCGGCGAGGGGGTGGCAACGGCGAGCTCCTCGAGCAGCACGTTGAAGCTGTCGATCAGCAGTTGGCGGGCTTCAGGGAGATCTTTGAGTAGCTCGGCGGCACCGGCGCGCATCTCCTGGAGGGCCACGTTGGTGGCGGCAAGGGAGCAGCCTTTCTCCAACACATCGCGCAGGCCGCGGGTATTGACCCGCAGGATGCTGGGATCACCGGCCACCACGGCGTAACCCACGTAGCGCAGGAACCAGGCCAGGTCACGGATCGACTTCTTCATCCGCTCCGTGCCATAGCGGGCCACGGAGATCGTGCTGAAGCCAGCGGGGAGTACGACGCGCACATCAGCGTCGCCACCTGCGCCCTCGAGCAGGCGGGTGAGGGCATTGCCGCGCTTGTTGGCAGCGCTGGCGCCGGCGAAGGTCTGCACCGATCGCTGGAAGGCCACTTGATCGGTGGCGAGCGGCGTCTCACCCGCTGCAACCACAGGATTCAGGGGCGCGTCGAGATAGGAGAGCGGCGTGCCGCCGGTAAAGATGCGACTGGCTGCGCGCGCCACGATCGACTCGGCGTTCGCGGAGACGCGGCGTGCTGCCTCGACCCGCAGCTGGCCGCTCTGGAAGAACGTGATCAGGGTGTTCAGCTCCCCGCCATCGAGGAAGCGATCCTGCTGTTCCGCCTCGCGGACGCTGGAGAGCGGCAGGGTGTCGTAACGCTGAGGAGCAACCCTGCTGCTGCCGCTGCTGGCGGTCACAGTCATGGAGGAGAGCGAACCGGGCGAAGGCACGTTACGGCTGGCCCTCTGGCCTCTCGGCCGCCCATGAACAAATGTTTGCAGCCGGGCTCGATCTCTGGCCTGATGGCCCCCTGAGCCATGAAAAGCTCGCTCGGTTGCAGAGCTGCCTCCTGCGCCATGACCCACGCCCCGGCTGATGCCGCCACCCCAGTGGTGAGCGCCTTTTACGACCGATTCCCTTACCCCGGCGATCCTCTGCAGGACGGCCCACCGCCTGGATACAACTGGCGCTGGTGTGTGGATGCGGCCTATGCCGCTTGCACCGGTGCCATAGCCCCTCTGCCAAACGGGGGCGAGCCGTTGCGCATCCTCGATGCCGGTTGCGGCACGGGGGTGAGCACCGATTACCTCGCCCATCTCAACCCCGGTGCCGAGATCCTGGCGGTGGACATTTCCCCGGGCACCCTCGAGGTGGCCCGCGAGCGCCTACGTCGCTCCGGTGGGTACGAACAGGCCAGCGTGCGCCTCGAAAACCGCAGCCTGTTGGAGCTGGAGGGGGAGGGCCCCTTCGATTACATCAATTCTGTTGGGGTGCTGCATCACCTGCGTCAGCCGGAAGCCGGGCTGAAGGCCCTGGCCTCACTGCTCAAGCCCGGTGCGCTGCTGCATCTGTTTCTGTACGCCGATGGGGGGCGCTGGGAAATCCACCGCACCCAACGGGCGCTCACGGCCATGGGCGTGGGCACCGGAGCTGAGGGGCTGCGCCTCGGCCGCCAGTTATTGGCTGAGCTGCCGGAGTGCAACCGGTTGCGCCGTCATCACGAGCAGCGGTGGGCGATCGATTGCGCTGCGGATGCCAATTTCGCCGACATGTATCTCCACCCGCAGGAGACCAGCTACAACCTCGAGCGCCTGATGACCTTTGTGGCCTCAGCCGATCTGGAGTTTGCTGGGTTCTCCAACCCGCAGATGTGGGACCCGGCTCGGCTCCTTCAGGGCGAGCTGTTGGAGCGGGCTAGGGCGATGCCGGCTCTGCAGCAGTGGCAACTGGTGGAAGACCTGGATCCCGATCTGAGTCATTTCGAGTTTTTCCTGGCTAAGCCCCCGCTGCAGCGTTTCGCCTGGGACGACGATCAGGTGCTGCTGGCTTCAAAAGGCCGGCGCAACCCCTGCCTGTGGGGTTGGCCGGGTGCGGCGCTGCTCGATTCGGATATGGCGCCACTCGATCTTTGTGCCGAGGGGCTGGCTCTGATGCAGGCCCTGGAGCATGCACCGGCAGACACCTGCCTTGGAGCCCTCCCGTTGGGCTGGCCTGCACAAGAGATCGCAGCGGTGGCAAGGGTGTTGCTAGATCAGCGGGTGCTACTGCTTCAGGCAGGGGGGCGTGCCCCTGCGTGATAGATTCCGCGCGCCTTTTCAGAGCGCAGGAGCCCTTGCTGGCAACCCCCCCGCTCCCTCACAACAGCAGCGCTTCTTCTGAGGCGTTGGATGGTGAGGGTGAGGATCAGTCGGTGGACCCGGTTGGCTCAGTCTCTTCGACTGATTCAGCTCCTTCCGACGACTACCTGCGCCTTCAGCAGCGTCTGCTTCTGGCCACCCTGATCGTTTCCGCTATTGCGGTGCTGATCACGGCCGTGGTCTTCGACCTTCACATCGCCAGCTCCTTGCTGGTTGGTGCCATGGCTGGTCTGCTTTATCTGCGCCTTCTGGCTCGCAGTGTTGGCAAGCTCGGCAATGGGGCCAAGAAGGTGGGCAAAACACAGCTGCTTGTGCCTGTGGTGCTGGTTCTGGCCTCTGCCCGCCTGCCCCAGTTAGAGCTTTTGCCGGCCCTGCTCGGTTTTCTGCTCTACAAACCGGCCCTGATTCTTCAGGTTCTGCTCGATTCCTGAGCCGGTCTCCCCTTGAACCGTCGCCCTCGCGACACCGAACGCACAACCCGATGGGTTTTTTGCCACTCGCTCTTCCCTTTGCCGAACTGGAGGTGGGTCAGCACCTCTATTGGCAGCTGGGCAATCTCAAGATCCACGGCCAGGTGTTCCTCAGCTCCTGGGTGGTGATCGGTGCTCTGCTGGCCTTTGTGCTGGTGGGCAGCCGCAAGATGGAGCGCGATCCGCGCGGCATGCAGAACCTGCTCGAATTTCTGTGGGATTACATCCGTGATCTTGCTCGCGAGCAGATCGGCGAGAAGGCCTACCGCGATTGGCTGCCCTTTATCGGCACGCTTTTCCTGTTCATCTTTGTGTGCAACTGGGGCGGTGCCCTGTTGCCCTGGAAGCTGATCGATCTCCCCGAAGGTGAACTCGGCGCCCCGACCGCCGATATCAACACCACGGTTGCTCTGGCACTGTTGGTGTCTCTCGCCTACTTCTATGCAGGCCTGAGCCGCAAAGGATTCCGGTACTTCGAGTACTACGTGGAGCCCACTCCGATCATGCTCCCGTTCAAAATCATCGAAGACTTCACAAAGCCTCTCTCTCTGTCCTTCCGTCTGTTCGGAAACATCCTGGCGGATGAACTGGTTGTGGCTGTGTTGGCGTTCCTGGTTCCTTTGTTGGTGCCTCTGCCTGCGATGTTCCTCGGCTTGTTCACCAGTGCCATCCAGGCCCTGATCTTCGCCACTCTCGCCGGCAACTACATCGGTGAAGCGGTGCACGAAGAGCATCACTAGAGGTTGAACCTCTCCCCCGCCA
Coding sequences:
- a CDS encoding cytochrome c biogenesis protein ResB; the protein is MKRLIAWISDLRLAIGLLILIAIASGLGTLVPQQESAELYHRVYDAQPWLGLLNGNAILRLQLDHVYSSSWFLGLLAWLGLSLILCSWRRQWPALQAALRWIDYSSPRQLSKLNLAETLSCSDASQELQRLEDLLSQRGWQVQPHPDRLAARRGASGRVGPLLVHAGLVVLMVGAAWGALAGQRLERFLAPGNELELVNRRGETQLTVALEGFGIERDPAGRPEQFRSQLRLQPGDPNAAVPLPASTETISVNHPLRFQGMTVYQADWALAAIQVQLGQSPILELPLQSFPQLGDQVWGIVLPTRPDGSNPVLLALSSEQGPVTAYSAEAEILGTLVPGGGPAEIAGIPLRIAGVVPASGLLLKRDPGVPLVYAGFAIALAGGALSLIATRQLWAIAEPKQHKLHVAGLCNRNLAAFSRELPALLTELQQG
- a CDS encoding cytochrome c biogenesis CcdA family protein; amino-acid sequence: MVAPALADWARTGEQLLSSSLAHPGAFTLVLVFAGGLLTSLGPCSLSLLPITLAYLAGFDDQQERPWQRSLSFCGGIVSSLVLLGLASGALGRIYGQVPGLIPTLVAVLAVVMGLNLLGLLPLQLPNGPDPEQWRQRVPKALAPLAAGLAFGLAASPCTTPVLAVLLAWIAQAGDPLAGVVLLTAFAAGQVMPLLLAGTAAAWVPRLLALRAVGQWVPPISGVVLLAAGTLTLLARWG
- a CDS encoding FtsW/RodA/SpoVE family cell cycle protein — encoded protein: MGQSASPSGLLPVPFRHWPAEARLLLGMVGLWCALGLVVLGSASWWVAAREMGDPTYYLKRQAIWMVASWGLLYLGLRINLRRWLRMAGPALLVGMVLVALTLVIGSTVNGASRWLVIGPVQIQPTELIKPFLVLQGAALFSHWGRIAADQKLIWMGVFALTLGLILKQPNLSTAALCGILLWLMALASGLPLWAMLGSAGLGLTVAIGSISINTYQRIRVTSFLNPWKDAQGDGYQLVQSLLAIGSGGLWGEGFGLSTQKLQYLPIQSTDFIFAVFAEEFGYVGSVLLLLFLLLFGFVGLRVALSCRSNQQRLVAIGCTTLLVGQSILNIAVASGAMPTTGLPLPMISYGGNSLLSSLLTAGLLLRCALEGAGLEPGRPHRREERLRSAPESLSIG
- a CDS encoding phycobilisome linker polypeptide, giving the protein MRLFKITACIPSPEKTRSQRELQNTFFTKWVPYESWFAEQQRIMKQGGKILKVELVSGRRQVNVGN
- the apcB gene encoding allophycocyanin subunit beta codes for the protein MQDAITNVINQADVQGLYLDTSSMGRLEQYFASGELRVRAAATISSNASAIIKEAVAKSLLYSDITRPGGNMYTCRRYAACIRDLDYYLRYATYAMLAGDTSILDERVLNGLKETYNSLGVPIGATVQSIQAMKEVTAALVGPDAGREMGVYFDYISSGLGN
- a CDS encoding allophycocyanin, which gives rise to MSIVSNSIINADAEARYLSPGELDQIKAFVSGGQRRLRVAQVLAESRERIVKTAGGALFQKRPDVISPGGNAYGEEMTASCLRDMDYYLRLVSYGIVAGDVTPIEEIGIIGAKEMYRSLGTPLEAMAEAVREMKNAAMSLLTGADAEEAGFYFDYVVGALS
- a CDS encoding phycobilisome rod-core linker polypeptide, yielding MTVTASSGSSRVAPQRYDTLPLSSVREAEQQDRFLDGGELNTLITFFQSGQLRVEAARRVSANAESIVARAASRIFTGGTPLSYLDAPLNPVVAAGETPLATDQVAFQRSVQTFAGASAANKRGNALTRLLEGAGGDADVRVVLPAGFSTISVARYGTERMKKSIRDLAWFLRYVGYAVVAGDPSILRVNTRGLRDVLEKGCSLAATNVALQEMRAGAAELLKDLPEARQLLIDSFNVLLEELAVATPSPRQRLGSPENQGLQLPAIYALAAQGKAQRFNMRPGMSGAQKAEVVRAAYRQVFERDIAKAYSQMPCPVEATQVRQGDISMREFIRSLGHSKEYQQQFYGRFVNSRVVELAFRHFLGRGISSREEFTRYFDIVSAQGLKGLVDALVNSMEYAQVFGEETVPYLRDIGEEAQESAGWGSNRKLFRFSAPFEGAPQYVTLYASYRQPYADQHPYGGGNDPLGLTYGAIFPSGTAKVGTRPAPIRYDTRRILVGNGMRQPGQMNSPQFRASTPRKLGPKVVRLQQISTGGNSVPRRGGQPSIRNTEASTQAVIRAVYVQVLGNTGYAGEQNKVEEIKLENGDLSLREFVRQVARSDAFRRRYWSGLYICKAIEVMHRRLLGRPTFGRWEIDAYFDVAARKGFYGVVDAMLNSPEYSEAFGEDTVPYERFITPTDLSTRRVPALKRAFNAAAYADTTPRIRPEVTPPADFRGTGSLTERNLTGRSGVVRGSWSATLTGGEQLAPSATTSNGPGSVQTRPAPTRSWSAPRWQPGGGAAPIWSAGATSFTQTPNAIGTPSIGVTGGWNAAVSSGGAATSAQQPGAAMAKALRPGNLQGFSKRRSLGTTVKLSMRPTSAEVGEAIEAVYRQLLGRQPLASEALGDAESQLRKGELCVAEFVARVAANDLFVSRLNRMAPFKAAAAAYLALLGRAAQPDETSRFLATRCDEGLRSAIEAVLNSNEYASSFGRDTVPFLKGMGTSDGIPLSTVNRTAALYGGNAALNPRA
- a CDS encoding methyltransferase; the protein is MTHAPADAATPVVSAFYDRFPYPGDPLQDGPPPGYNWRWCVDAAYAACTGAIAPLPNGGEPLRILDAGCGTGVSTDYLAHLNPGAEILAVDISPGTLEVARERLRRSGGYEQASVRLENRSLLELEGEGPFDYINSVGVLHHLRQPEAGLKALASLLKPGALLHLFLYADGGRWEIHRTQRALTAMGVGTGAEGLRLGRQLLAELPECNRLRRHHEQRWAIDCAADANFADMYLHPQETSYNLERLMTFVASADLEFAGFSNPQMWDPARLLQGELLERARAMPALQQWQLVEDLDPDLSHFEFFLAKPPLQRFAWDDDQVLLASKGRRNPCLWGWPGAALLDSDMAPLDLCAEGLALMQALEHAPADTCLGALPLGWPAQEIAAVARVLLDQRVLLLQAGGRAPA
- a CDS encoding ATP synthase encodes the protein MLATPPLPHNSSASSEALDGEGEDQSVDPVGSVSSTDSAPSDDYLRLQQRLLLATLIVSAIAVLITAVVFDLHIASSLLVGAMAGLLYLRLLARSVGKLGNGAKKVGKTQLLVPVVLVLASARLPQLELLPALLGFLLYKPALILQVLLDS
- the atpB gene encoding F0F1 ATP synthase subunit A, yielding MGFLPLALPFAELEVGQHLYWQLGNLKIHGQVFLSSWVVIGALLAFVLVGSRKMERDPRGMQNLLEFLWDYIRDLAREQIGEKAYRDWLPFIGTLFLFIFVCNWGGALLPWKLIDLPEGELGAPTADINTTVALALLVSLAYFYAGLSRKGFRYFEYYVEPTPIMLPFKIIEDFTKPLSLSFRLFGNILADELVVAVLAFLVPLLVPLPAMFLGLFTSAIQALIFATLAGNYIGEAVHEEHH